One Glaciihabitans arcticus DNA window includes the following coding sequences:
- a CDS encoding GNAT family N-acetyltransferase translates to MTTDRLIHTTPLDPLVVEVLADLEREYDDRYGDMFGQPASTEINRYPASTFSAPDGDFVVLVRDGRAVSAGAFMRMSETTVEVKRMWTHADFRGQGLARLILAELEAEAARRGHSIVELSTGPRQPEAVRLYLATGYTPLFDTSLTADEIVFHYFRKELA, encoded by the coding sequence GTGACCACCGACAGACTCATCCACACCACACCGCTTGATCCGCTCGTCGTCGAGGTGCTCGCCGACCTCGAGCGCGAGTACGACGACCGGTACGGCGACATGTTCGGCCAGCCGGCGTCAACGGAGATCAATCGCTACCCCGCCTCCACCTTCTCCGCGCCGGACGGCGACTTCGTGGTGCTCGTGCGCGACGGTCGGGCGGTCTCGGCCGGGGCGTTTATGCGGATGAGCGAGACGACCGTCGAGGTGAAGCGCATGTGGACCCACGCGGACTTCCGCGGTCAGGGCCTTGCCCGGCTGATCCTCGCCGAGCTCGAGGCCGAGGCCGCCCGACGCGGCCACTCGATCGTCGAGCTCAGCACAGGTCCGCGCCAGCCGGAGGCAGTGCGCCTCTACCTCGCCACCGGCTACACGCCCCTGTTCGACACGTCGCTGACCGCCGACGAGATCGTGTTTCACTACTTCCGCAAGGAGCTCGCCTAG
- the galE gene encoding UDP-glucose 4-epimerase GalE, which translates to MKILLTGGAGYIGSTIANACVDQGIEPIILDDFSKGRRDWAGKHVFFEGDVADGDLIDSIFAAHPDISAVIHCAAKIVVPESVEQPVDYYANNVGKGISMLQHLRRNGCERVIFSSSASIYSVSADFTVDENSPINPTSPYANSKAIFESVLRDGAAAGEFRAIALRYFNPIGADPQLRTGLQDPLPSHVLGKLVTAARTGVPFTITGMDWPTRDGSGIRDFIHVWDLALAHVAALKRFDEVATPSAPYAVLNIGTGLGTTVKEFTDMFIEVSGSDLEVLVGPARPGDAAGAYTTSDRAPQALGWTPQLTIEDGIRDSLRWAEKFAG; encoded by the coding sequence GTGAAGATCCTCCTTACCGGCGGCGCCGGATACATCGGAAGCACCATCGCGAACGCCTGTGTCGACCAGGGGATCGAGCCGATCATCCTCGACGACTTCTCCAAGGGGCGACGCGACTGGGCCGGCAAGCACGTGTTCTTCGAGGGCGATGTCGCCGACGGCGACCTGATCGACAGCATCTTCGCGGCGCATCCCGACATCTCGGCGGTCATCCACTGCGCGGCGAAGATCGTGGTGCCCGAGTCGGTCGAGCAGCCGGTCGATTACTACGCGAACAACGTCGGCAAGGGCATCAGCATGCTGCAGCACCTGCGTCGCAACGGCTGCGAGCGCGTCATCTTCTCCTCCTCGGCCTCAATCTACAGCGTGAGCGCCGACTTCACCGTCGACGAGAACTCGCCCATCAACCCGACCAGCCCGTACGCTAATTCGAAGGCCATCTTCGAGAGCGTGCTTCGGGATGGCGCTGCGGCCGGCGAATTCCGCGCCATCGCGCTCCGCTACTTCAACCCGATCGGCGCCGACCCCCAGTTGCGCACCGGCCTCCAGGACCCGTTGCCCAGCCACGTGCTCGGCAAGCTGGTCACGGCTGCCCGCACCGGCGTGCCGTTCACCATCACGGGTATGGACTGGCCCACCCGTGACGGCTCCGGCATCCGCGACTTCATCCACGTCTGGGACCTGGCCCTCGCGCACGTCGCCGCGCTCAAGCGCTTCGACGAGGTCGCCACCCCGTCGGCGCCGTACGCGGTGCTCAACATCGGCACCGGCCTCGGCACCACGGTGAAAGAGTTCACCGACATGTTCATCGAGGTCTCCGGATCCGACCTCGAGGTTCTCGTCGGACCGGCCCGCCCCGGCGACGCGGCCGGCGCATACACGACCAGCGACCGTGCACCCCAGGCGCTCGGCTGGACCCCGCAGCTCACGATCGAGGACGGCATCCGCGACTCGCTGCGCTGGGCCGAGAAGTTCGCGGGCTGA
- a CDS encoding LysE family translocator: MVPVANLVAFALAALVLVALPGPSVLFVVGRALSIGRVGALLSVAGNAVGMFAQVVAISAGLGLLLEQSIVALTVIKFAGAAFLVYLGVQAIRHRNRHVEAPEGGASIGRLRSLLEGMVVGVTNPKSIVFFVAVLPQFVDASVGSVPLQLLELGAIFATMALLLDSVWAIGAGYAREWFGRSPKRMSRLAATGGVAMIGLGVGLAASGSKS, translated from the coding sequence ATGGTCCCTGTCGCGAACCTCGTCGCCTTCGCGCTCGCCGCGCTTGTGCTCGTCGCGCTGCCCGGTCCGAGTGTGCTGTTCGTCGTCGGCCGCGCCCTCTCTATCGGTCGCGTCGGTGCCCTGCTCAGCGTCGCGGGCAACGCGGTCGGCATGTTCGCGCAGGTGGTGGCGATCTCCGCGGGACTCGGCCTGCTGCTCGAGCAGTCCATAGTCGCCCTCACGGTGATCAAGTTCGCGGGCGCCGCGTTCCTCGTCTATCTCGGAGTGCAGGCGATCCGGCACCGCAACAGGCACGTCGAAGCTCCCGAGGGCGGGGCATCCATCGGCCGCCTGCGTTCGCTTCTCGAGGGCATGGTCGTCGGTGTGACGAACCCCAAGTCGATTGTGTTCTTCGTCGCAGTGCTGCCGCAATTCGTCGACGCGAGCGTGGGTAGCGTGCCCCTGCAGCTGCTGGAACTCGGCGCGATCTTCGCGACCATGGCCCTGCTGCTCGACAGCGTCTGGGCGATCGGTGCCGGTTACGCGCGCGAGTGGTTCGGTCGATCCCCGAAGAGGATGTCCCGGCTCGCCGCCACCGGAGGTGTTGCGATGATCGGGCTCGGCGTGGGCCTCGCGGCGTCTGGCTCGAAGAGCTAG